The Cellulomonas shaoxiangyii sequence CGCCCCCGACGAGATGTACGAGGCGTACGGCGCCGACACTCTGCGCGTGTACGAGATGTCCATGGGTCCGCTCGACCTGTCGCGTCCGTGGGAGACCCGCGCCGTCGTCGGCGCGCAGCGCTTCCTGCAGCGGCTGTGGCGCAACGTGGTCGACGAGCGGACGGGCGAGCTGGTCGTCTCGGACGACGCCCCGTCGACCGAGACGCTGCGCCTGCTGCACCGCACGGTCGCCGACGTCCGTGACGACATGGAGGCGATGCGCATCAACACCGCGATCGCCAAGCTCATCGTGCTGAACAACCACCTGACGACGCTCGAGCGGGCGCCGCGCGCCGCCGTCGAGGCGCTCGTGGTGATGACGGCGCCCGTCGCGCCGCACATCGCCGACGAGCTGTGGGAGCGGCTCGGCCACGACCGCTCGGTCGTGCACGCGCGCTTCCCGGAGGCCGACCCCGCGTACCTCGTCGAGGAGACGGTGACGTGCGTCCTGCAGGTGGCCGGCAAGGTGCGTGGCCGTGCCGAGGTGCCCGCGTCCGTGGGTGAGGACGAGCTGCGCGAGATCGCGCTCGCCGACGCCGGCGTGCAGCGCGCGCTCGACGGACGCGGCGTGCGGACCGTCATCGTGCGCGCGCCCAAGCTGGTGAACGTGGTGCCCGCCTGAGCGGGCACGCCGCGCCGCACCCGCCCCGGGTCGCGGTCGTCACGGACTCGACGTCGGCCCTGCCGCCCGCCCTCGCGGCGGCGGCGGGCCTGACCGTCGTGCCCCTCGACGTGACGATCGACGGGGCACGGCACGTCGAGGGCGTCGACGTCACGCCCGCCCAGCTGCTCCACGCGCTCGAGCGTGGCGCCCGCGTGACGACGTCGCAGCCGCCGCCGTCCGCGTTCGCGGCCGCCTACGAGCGCGCCGCGGCGGCCGGGGCGCGCGAGATCGTGTCGGTGCACCTGTCGGGCGAGATGTCGGGGACCGTCCGGTCCGCGCGGACCGCCGCGACGGTGAGCCCCGTCCCCGTCCGCGTCGTCGACTCCGGCACGGTCGCGCTCGGCCTGGGCTTCGCGGCGCTCGCGGCGGCCCGCTGCGCGGGCGCGGCCGTGCCCGACCCGGCCGCCGACGAGGTGCGCGCGCGCCGGCGCGCGTCCGGCGGCCTGCCGCGGCGCCGGCGCCCGCCCGCACCGGTGTGGCCGGACCTCGCGGAGGTCGCCGCGGCGGCCGCCGTCACCGCCGCGAGCACGCGCACGTGGTTCCTCGTCGAGTCGCTCGAGCACCTGCGGCGCGGCGGGCGGCTCAGC is a genomic window containing:
- a CDS encoding DegV family protein — its product is MSGHAAPHPPRVAVVTDSTSALPPALAAAAGLTVVPLDVTIDGARHVEGVDVTPAQLLHALERGARVTTSQPPPSAFAAAYERAAAAGAREIVSVHLSGEMSGTVRSARTAATVSPVPVRVVDSGTVALGLGFAALAAARCAGAAVPDPAADEVRARRRASGGLPRRRRPPAPVWPDLAEVAAAAAVTAASTRTWFLVESLEHLRRGGRLSAPAAALGTVLGLRPLLAVQDGRVVVADKVRTRRAARERLEHVAATELAGRGAVRIGVHHAGDPGAAHELAARLAERADDAVEVVVAGAGAVLGAHAGPGLLAVVVADA